One Punica granatum isolate Tunisia-2019 chromosome 3, ASM765513v2, whole genome shotgun sequence genomic window carries:
- the LOC116198943 gene encoding protein SHI RELATED SEQUENCE 1-like, protein MSGFFSIGGRRGRSSDYSSASYNNPPGGDEEDEQHHPPHHQVPPREISFWYDRPDYSHHGDYVEQQQQQQQLDLYNYSSSSRRRAGSMDADDSTRMMMMMSGGMSRGSAGGAGGGICCQDCGNQAKKDCAHQRCRTCCKSRGFDCPTHVRSTWVPASKRRERQHQLQQQHQLHLSPSHALPRRHRDGTGTSLASAQHDQSGLEVGDFPAELNSPAMFRCVRVSSSDEGEDQEQYAYQTAVNISGHVFKGILYDQGPENTPGDVAPGESSSGGGSGGVTQPLTLGGAAESGGAEAAPLFDPYSSMYPPPYSMAGTQFFPHPRS, encoded by the exons ATGTCGGGCTTCTTCTCAATAGGAGGAAGAAGGGGACGAAGCAGTGATTACTCCTCGGCCAGCTACAACAACCCCCCTGGAGGAgacgaagaagatgaacagcaTCATCCTCCTCATCATCAGGTTCCTCCTCGGGAGATCTCGTTCTGGTACGACAGGCCCGATTATAGTCATCACGGGGATTACGtcgagcagcagcagcagcagcagcagctagATCTGTACAACTACTCCTCGTCGTCGAGGAGGAGGGCGGGCTCGATGGACGCTGATGACAGCACgcggatgatgatgatgatgtccGGGGGGATGTCGAGAGGGTCTGCTGGAGGGGCAGGAGGAGGGATATGCTGCCAGGACTGCGGGAACCAGGCGAAGAAGGACTGCGCCCACCAGAGGTGCCGGACGTGCTGCAAGAGCCGTGGCTTCGATTGCCCTACCCACGTCAGGAGCACGTGGGTGCCAGCCTCGAAGCGCAGGGAGCGGCAGCACCAGCTACAACAGCAGCACCAACTGCACCTGTCCCCTTCTCATGCTCTCCCCAGACGACACCGCGACGGCACCGGCACCTCTCTTGCCTCTGCTCAGCACGATCAGTCAG GGCTGGAAGTGGGAGATTTTCCGGCAGAGTTGAACTCACCAGCCATGTTTCGCTGTGTCCGGGTGAGCTCCTCCGACGAGGGGGAAGATCAAGAGCAATATGCATATCAGACGGCTGTAAACATCAGCGGCCACGTTTTCAAAGGAATCCTCTATGACCAAGGACCCGAGAACACTCCTGGTGACGTAGCGCCAGGTGAGAGCTCCTCCGGTGGGGGCAGTGGTGGAGTCACTCAGCCCCTCACCCTGGGAGGTGCTGCTGAGAGTGGCGGTGCTGAGGCAGCACCATTATTTGACCCCTATTCGTCGATGTACCCTCCCCCATACAGTATGGCCGGTACGCAATTTTTCCCTCACCCGAGATCCTAG